From Triticum urartu cultivar G1812 chromosome 2, Tu2.1, whole genome shotgun sequence, a single genomic window includes:
- the LOC125538290 gene encoding serine/threonine-protein kinase SAPK7, with protein MERYELLKDIGAGNFGVARLMRNKETKELVAMKYIPRGLKIDENVAREIINHRSLRHPNIIRFKEVVVTPTHLAIVMEYAAGGELFDRICNAGRFSEDEARYFFQQLICGVSYCHFMQICHRDLKLENTLLDGSPAPRLKICDFGYSKSSLLHSKPKSTVGTPAYIAPEVLSRREYDGKTADVWSCGVTLYVMLVGGYPFEDPDDPKNFRKTIGRIMSIQYKIPEYVHVSQDCKQLLASIFVANPAKRITMREIRNHPWFLKNLPRELTEAAQAMYYKRDNSAPTYSVQSVEEIMKIVEEAQKPPPSTTPVAGFGWAEEDEQEDGKKPEEEAEEEDEEDEYEKQLNEVRASGEFHIS; from the exons ATGGAGAGGTACGAGCTGCTCAAGGACATCGGCGCCGGCAACTTCGGCGTCGCCCGGCTGATGCGGAACAAGGAGACCAAGGAGCTCGTCGCCATGAAGTACATCCCACGGGGCCTCAAG ATTGACGAGAATGTGGCGAGGGAGATCATAAACCACCGGTCGCTGCGGCACCCCAACATAATCCGATTCAAGGAG GTGGTGGTCACGCCGACGCACCTGGCGATTGTGATGGAGTACGCGGCCGGCGGCGAGCTCTTCGACCGGATCTGCAACGCCGGGAGGTTCAGCGAGGACGAG GCCAGGTACTTCTTCCAGCAGCTCATCTGCGGCGTGAGCTACTGCCACTTCATG CAAATTTGCCACCGGGACCTGAAGCTGGAGAACACTCTGCTCGACGGTAGCCCGGCGCCCCGCCTCAAGATCTGCGACTTCGGTTACTCAAAG TCGTCGTTGCTGCACTCGAAGCCCAAGTCGACGGTCGGCACGCCGGCGTACATCGCCCCGGAGGTGCTCTCCCGCCGGGAATACGACGGCAAG ACAGCAGATGTGTGGTCTTGTGGAGTGACCCTTTATGTGATGCTAGTCGGCGGTTACCCTTTTGAGGATCCTGATGACCCCAAGAACTTCAGAAAGACCATTGGG AGAATAATGTCAATCCAATACAAAATACCGGAGTACGTCCACGTATCCCAAGACTGCAAGCAACTCCTTGCCAGTATTTTTGTCGCAAACCCTGCAAAG AGAATAACAATGAGGGAGATCAGGAACCACCCCTGGTTCTTGAAGAACTTGCCAAGAGAGCTCACGGAAGCTGCCCAAGCAATGTACTACAAGAGAGACAACAGCGCCCCGACCTACTCGGTCCAGTCCGTGGAGGAGATCATGAAGATCGTGGAGGAGGCGCAGAAACCGCCTCCTTCCACCACTCCGGTGGCGGGTTTCGGGTGGGCGGAGGAGGACGAGCAGGAGGATGGCAAGAAGCCAGAGGAGGAAgcggaggaggaagacgaggaaGATGAGTATGAGAAGCAGTTGAATGAGGTCCGTGCCAGCGGTGAGTTCCACATCAGCTAG